GGGCGGCGATATCATAATGAACAAAAAGACAATTTTGCTGATCCGGGCACTGGAGAGGGCAGGTGAATCAAAAAAGGGCCAAATAATCAACCTGATGGAGATCGAGAGCGACCCCGACAAGAAGGTGCAGTATGCCAGGGAGTTATTTGACAGCCTGGGAGTGGAGGGGGATGTACGGGAAACTATTGAAGAATATTTCAGCAACGCTGTTGAAATGCTTCATAAAGCAGGAGGAGACAAAACAAAAACAGAAGAGTTTATCGGATTAATGAATGTGGTGGCAGACAGGAAGTCCTGATTTTTTCATAATCGGACCTGCCGGTTGTGAATATTTTCAAAAAAAGCTTTAAGTTCGTTATTTTAAAATCAACTGCTTTTTACCCAATAAATATTTATTATCATGCCTGATAACACAGGGGAAATAATACAGGTGATCGGTCCGGTGGTAGATATCAGTTTCGGATCAAAAGAATCAAAACTTCCCAACATCCACGATGCTCTTCAGATTGACAGGGATAACGATCAGCACCTGATCGTTGAGTGTCAGCAGCATATAGGAGAAAACACCATAAGGGCGATTGCAATGGATTCGACCGACGGACTTAGACGGGGAATGAAGGTGAAAAACCTTGGCCGGCCTATAACCATGCCGGTTGGAGAACAGATAAGGGGGAGGTTGCTCAATGTCGTAGGCTCGGCAATTGACGGCATGAAGGAGGTTGATCAGAAAGGCGGTTTTCCGGTGCACAGTAAACCCCCAGCCTTTGCCGACCTTTCTACCGAAACAGAAGTGCTCTTCACAGGCATTAAGGTTATTGACCTGCTTGAGCCTTATTCCAAGGGAGGGAAGATCGGCCTTTTTGGCGGTGCCGGGGTTGGAAAAACGGTTATCATCATGGAGCTGATAAACAACATTGCAAAAAAATATTCAGGGCTGTCGGTATTTGCCGGTGTAGGAGAACGCACCCGTGAAGGTAATGACCTGTTGAGGGAGATGATTGAATCGGGTGTTATAAGGTACGGCGATGAATTCATCAAAAGCATGGAAGAAGGGGGTTGGGACCTGAGCAAGGTTGATATGAAGGAATTATCCAAATCACAGGCCACACTGGTTTTCGGACAGATGAACGAACCGCCCGGTGCAAGGTCGACTGTTGCCCTTTCCGGATTGTCTGTGGCCGAGTCTTTTCGTGATGGCGACGGTACCGGCGGGGGAAGGGATATACTGTTTTTCGTTGACAATATATTCAGGTTTACCCAGGCCGGTTCGGAGGTTTCAGCCCTTTTGGGACGCATGCCCTCAGCGGTGGGATACCAGCCGACACTGGCTTCTGAAATGGGCATGTTGCAGGAAAGGATCACCTCTACCAAGAGAGGTTCAATCACCTCTGTGCAGGCTATTTATGTTCCTGCAGACGACCTTACCGACCCCGCTCCCGCAACCACATTCGCCCACCTGGATGCAACCACAGTGCTCAGCAGGAAAATCTCTGAACTTGGCATTTACCCTGCAGTTGATCCGCTCGATTCCACCTCCCGTATACTTACACCCGAGATCGTGGGTGAAGAGCACTACAAAACTGCCCAGAGGGTTAAGGAGTTGCTGCAGCGATACAAGGAACTGCAGGATATTATCGCCATACTCGGAATGGATGAATTGTCGGAAGAGGACAAACTGGTGGTACACCGGGCACGACGGATCCA
This region of Marinilabiliales bacterium genomic DNA includes:
- a CDS encoding F0F1 ATP synthase subunit beta, coding for MPDNTGEIIQVIGPVVDISFGSKESKLPNIHDALQIDRDNDQHLIVECQQHIGENTIRAIAMDSTDGLRRGMKVKNLGRPITMPVGEQIRGRLLNVVGSAIDGMKEVDQKGGFPVHSKPPAFADLSTETEVLFTGIKVIDLLEPYSKGGKIGLFGGAGVGKTVIIMELINNIAKKYSGLSVFAGVGERTREGNDLLREMIESGVIRYGDEFIKSMEEGGWDLSKVDMKELSKSQATLVFGQMNEPPGARSTVALSGLSVAESFRDGDGTGGGRDILFFVDNIFRFTQAGSEVSALLGRMPSAVGYQPTLASEMGMLQERITSTKRGSITSVQAIYVPADDLTDPAPATTFAHLDATTVLSRKISELGIYPAVDPLDSTSRILTPEIVGEEHYKTAQRVKELLQRYKELQDIIAILGMDELSEEDKLVVHRARRIQRFLSQPFHVAEQFTGLPGVLVSIEDIIKGFNMIMEGRVDEYPEAAFNMVGTIEDAIEKGNRLLAEAK